A part of Tardiphaga sp. vice304 genomic DNA contains:
- a CDS encoding Crp/Fnr family transcriptional regulator, with protein MTLPDRDWLQRFPALAGVPAGERAALLDKSVAMKLPAGAFVFAPDQPCAHFILVAEGRVRVYQLDADGNEIVLYRLGPGSICVLTTLALLADQNYSAFAVTETPVQAIGLPAATFHQLMGQSAQFRSFVFQSQAARLGDLMQVIQNVAFASIDSRLAARLLALSADGHDLSITHQRLAAEIGTAREVVSRHLKAFEKRGWVSLGRGRVELRKAAPLRAAAAHPGR; from the coding sequence ATGACGCTGCCGGACCGCGACTGGCTGCAACGCTTCCCCGCCCTCGCCGGCGTGCCCGCTGGCGAGCGCGCGGCGTTGCTGGACAAGTCTGTGGCGATGAAGCTGCCGGCCGGCGCCTTCGTATTCGCGCCGGATCAGCCCTGCGCGCATTTCATCCTGGTCGCCGAAGGCCGCGTGCGGGTCTATCAGCTCGACGCCGACGGCAACGAGATCGTATTGTATCGGCTGGGGCCGGGCAGCATCTGCGTCCTGACCACGCTGGCGCTGCTCGCCGATCAGAACTACAGCGCCTTCGCCGTCACCGAGACGCCGGTCCAGGCGATCGGCCTGCCGGCCGCCACCTTCCACCAGCTGATGGGCCAGTCGGCGCAATTTCGCAGCTTCGTGTTCCAGTCGCAGGCGGCCCGGCTCGGCGATCTGATGCAGGTGATCCAGAACGTCGCCTTCGCCTCGATCGATTCCCGGCTCGCCGCGCGGCTCCTGGCGCTGTCCGCCGACGGCCACGACCTTTCGATCACCCATCAGCGGCTCGCGGCCGAGATCGGCACCGCGCGCGAAGTCGTCAGCCGTCATCTCAAGGCCTTCGAGAAGCGCGGCTGGGTCAGCCTCGGCCGCGGCCGGGTCGAACTGCGCAAGGCTGCGCCGCTGCGCGCCGCCGCCGCCCATCCCGGGCGGTGA
- the selA gene encoding L-seryl-tRNA(Sec) selenium transferase translates to MAKTASLLRKLPSVDVVLRTAAAPVAIERFGRPAVLGAIRRILSDSRSGGADPGQPEEVIAEAIVQLGARDRPSLRPVFNLTGTVLHTNLGRALLAEPAIAAATAAMRSAVALEFDLGDGRRGERDDHLRELLCELTGAEDATTVNNNAAAVLLVLNTLALRREAIVSRGELTEIGGAFRLPEIMSRAGTKLVEVGTTNRTHAKDYIGAIGPKTGMLFKVHTSNYRIEGFTKEVAARDLALIAAEHKIPLLHDLGSGTLVDLMPFGLAHEPTVAEAIADGADLVTFSGDKLLGGPQAGFIVGRRDLIAAINRNPMKRALRLDKMRIAALEATLRLYRNPDRLAQELPTFRLLSQPIEDIEARARRMAPVLQAALGDAFAVQMVACASQVGSGALPMVALPSAGLAIRPIAARGAGGLLKRLSSALRRLDRPVVGRVEDQALVLDLRCLDDEAGFAMTLASLDLSEASDAA, encoded by the coding sequence ATGGCGAAGACCGCGAGCCTGCTGCGCAAACTGCCCTCGGTCGATGTCGTGCTGCGGACGGCGGCGGCCCCCGTCGCGATCGAACGTTTCGGTCGTCCGGCCGTGCTCGGCGCCATCCGGCGCATCCTGTCGGACAGCCGCAGCGGCGGCGCCGATCCCGGCCAGCCCGAGGAGGTGATCGCCGAGGCGATCGTTCAGCTCGGCGCGCGCGACAGGCCCAGCCTCCGCCCGGTGTTCAATCTCACCGGCACCGTGCTGCACACCAATCTCGGCCGCGCGCTGCTGGCCGAACCGGCAATTGCTGCCGCCACCGCGGCGATGCGCTCGGCCGTGGCGCTGGAATTCGATCTCGGCGACGGCCGCCGCGGCGAGCGCGACGATCATCTGCGCGAACTGTTGTGCGAACTGACCGGCGCCGAGGACGCCACCACCGTCAACAACAATGCAGCCGCAGTGCTGCTGGTGCTGAACACGCTGGCGCTGCGCCGCGAGGCGATCGTCTCGCGCGGCGAACTGACCGAGATCGGCGGCGCGTTCCGGCTGCCCGAGATCATGTCGCGCGCCGGCACGAAACTGGTCGAGGTCGGCACCACCAACCGCACCCATGCGAAGGACTACATAGGCGCGATCGGGCCGAAGACCGGCATGCTGTTCAAGGTGCACACCTCGAACTACCGGATCGAGGGCTTCACCAAGGAGGTCGCCGCCCGCGACCTCGCGCTCATTGCCGCCGAACACAAGATCCCGCTGCTGCACGATCTGGGCTCTGGCACGCTGGTCGATCTAATGCCGTTCGGCCTCGCGCACGAGCCGACCGTGGCCGAAGCGATCGCCGACGGCGCAGACCTCGTCACCTTCTCCGGTGACAAGCTGCTCGGCGGCCCGCAGGCCGGCTTCATCGTCGGCCGCCGCGATCTGATCGCCGCCATCAATCGCAATCCGATGAAGCGCGCGCTGCGCCTCGACAAGATGCGTATCGCTGCGTTGGAGGCGACGCTGCGGCTGTACCGCAATCCCGACCGGCTGGCGCAGGAGCTGCCGACATTTCGCCTGCTGTCGCAGCCCATCGAAGACATCGAGGCCCGCGCGCGTCGCATGGCGCCGGTGCTGCAGGCCGCACTCGGCGACGCCTTCGCCGTCCAGATGGTAGCTTGCGCCAGCCAGGTCGGCTCCGGCGCGCTGCCCATGGTGGCGCTGCCGAGCGCCGGGCTGGCGATCCGGCCCATCGCCGCGCGCGGCGCGGGCGGCCTGCTGAAGCGGCTGTCGTCCGCCTTGCGCAGGCTGGATCGGCCGGTCGTCGGCCGTGTCGAGGATCAGGCCCTGGTCCTCGACCTGCGCTGTCTCGATGACGAGGCCGGCTTTGCGATGACGCTTGCCTCGCTCGATCTGTCGGAGGCGTCCGATGCCGCCTGA
- a CDS encoding tetratricopeptide repeat protein, translating to MPPEPARLDAGSVPDQMESARQAFVAGDYASALEIWGPLAHAGISGAQAYVGACFAEGWGVEPDYPLAAKWLTLAADAGDPEGQRNLAALYFRGDGVAEDFRRAAKLYRAAALAGDGPAQDMLSWMLLEGEVMVHDYAEARKWAEAAAAQGVASSMTRLGMLYHNALGVERDPALSVQWWQRGAERGDADGQAMLGAACYLGAGIARDYLQALVWLLRARAGKSSLAAKFLEPTRAALTPAEIAEAEQRAREPLPEPAP from the coding sequence ATGCCGCCTGAACCGGCGAGGCTCGATGCGGGCTCGGTGCCGGACCAGATGGAGTCCGCGCGCCAGGCCTTCGTGGCTGGCGACTATGCCAGCGCGCTGGAGATCTGGGGGCCGCTGGCGCATGCCGGGATCAGCGGCGCGCAGGCCTATGTCGGCGCCTGCTTTGCGGAGGGCTGGGGCGTCGAGCCGGATTATCCGCTGGCGGCGAAATGGCTGACGCTGGCGGCCGACGCCGGCGATCCCGAGGGCCAGCGCAATCTGGCGGCTTTGTATTTCCGCGGCGACGGCGTGGCGGAAGATTTCCGGCGCGCCGCGAAACTCTACCGCGCCGCCGCCTTGGCCGGCGACGGGCCGGCGCAGGACATGCTGAGCTGGATGCTGCTGGAAGGCGAGGTCATGGTGCATGACTATGCCGAGGCGCGGAAATGGGCGGAGGCCGCAGCCGCTCAGGGCGTGGCGTCGTCGATGACCCGGCTCGGCATGCTCTATCACAACGCGCTCGGCGTCGAACGCGATCCGGCATTGTCAGTGCAGTGGTGGCAGCGCGGCGCCGAGCGCGGCGATGCCGATGGCCAGGCGATGCTCGGCGCCGCCTGCTATCTCGGCGCCGGCATTGCGCGCGACTATTTGCAGGCATTGGTCTGGCTGCTGCGCGCCCGCGCCGGCAAGAGTTCGCTGGCGGCAAAATTTCTGGAGCCCACGCGCGCCGCTCTGACGCCGGCGGAAATCGCGGAGGCCGAGCAGCGCGCGCGCGAGCCGCTGCCCGAGCCCGCGCCATGA